In the Hordeum vulgare subsp. vulgare chromosome 7H, MorexV3_pseudomolecules_assembly, whole genome shotgun sequence genome, one interval contains:
- the LOC123408182 gene encoding uncharacterized protein LOC123408182, giving the protein MEQFQDGHHVRLRSRERGTYLHADEDGRGVSLRRPRASMNAAWAVHLFDGANNAQYVLLHSAAYGRYLAAMDAPAPPGHRGRRVEQRNYEEREEEAVRWEPVRFGTGDYTLLRHVTGRFLRANGKYLPWNNGASVDDFDSVSRMTHWVVERIPATEGMPELPLAGSLDALLPRRWIVYASVDHTVWAALDFKGRSVFRLRGELASQMGINDASNLVMCVQAGTSGRPTPLVVNLPRGSRTLHIVVVMAGEPGPGESPSFNLCNETVKSQKQFTETAATLVQLRLGSEAN; this is encoded by the exons ATGGAGCAGTTCCAGGACGGCCACCACGTGCGGCTGCGGAGCCGCGAGCGCGGCACGTACCTGCACGCCGACGAGGACGGCCGTGGCGTCTCCCTCCGCCGGCCCCGGGCGTCGATGAACGCCGCCTGGGCGGTGCACCTGTTCGATGGCGCTAACAACGCCCAGTACGTGCTCCTCCACAGCGCCGCCTATGGCCGCTACCTGGCGGCCATGGACGCACCGGCGCCGCCAGGCCACCGCGGGCGCCGCGTCGAGCAGCGCAACTACGAGGAACGGGAGGAGGAGGCTGTCAGGTGGGAGCCCGTCAGGTTCGGCACCGGAGACTACACCCTGCTCCGCCACGTCACCGGCCGCTTCCTCCGCGCCAACGGGAAGTACCTCCCCTGGAACAACGGCGCCAGCGTCGACGACTTCGACAGCGTCAGCAGGATGACGCACTGGGTCGTCGAGCGCATCCCCGCCACGGAGGGCATGCCTGAG CTCCCCCTCGCCGGAAGCCTCgacgccctgttgccgcggcggtGGATCGTGTACGCCTCGGTGGACCACACCGTCTGGGCTGCGCTCGATTTCAAGGGGAGGTCTGTGTTCCGCCTGAGGGGCGAGCTGGCCAGCCAGATGGGCATCAACGACGCCTCCAACCTCGTCATGTGTGTCCAGGCGGGTACTAGCGGGCGGCCGACCCCACTCGTCGTCAACCTACCCCGCGGCAGCCGGACCCTTCACATCGTCGTCGTCATGGCCGGGGAGCCAGGCCCAGGTGAGAGCCCCAGCTTCAACTTGTGTAACGAAACTGTTAAGTCCCAAAAGCAGTTTACTGAAACTGCTGCTACTCTGGTTCAGTTAAGACTTGGGTCTGAAGCTAATTAG